From the genome of Rhizobium indicum:
CGCCATTCCGGCCGCCCTTGCCGGCGGCAGGGCGGACAGCCGCATATTGCAGGAATTCATGGCGAAATTCGCCGCCCGGGATTTCTCGCCGACAGGCAGAATCGACAACATGTTGAAGGACCTGGATTCGCTTCAAGCCTTTACGCTCAAGACGAAGACGCCATTGCCGATGACTGGCTCGGTGGTCGAGATTCACCGTCTGCTCTGCGCCGCCGGGCTTGGGCCAAAAGACTCGGCCGAGATGATGCGCCTTCTCGATGGATTTCAGGCCGATTGACGTCAATCTCTTCGGGAAATTCGAGATCGTCATCTTTCCGCTTGACCATCCATAAATGTTATCGATAACATACACCCATGAAAACCGCAGCTTTGGGAGGAGCCACAGTGGAAGCCAAGAGACTGCTGGAATTCCAGTCGATCACCAAGAGCTTCGGCGGCACGCAGGCGCTGCGGGACGTCTCGATCGACCTGCGCGAAGGAGAAATCCTCGCGCTGCTGGGAGAAAACGGTGCCGGCAAATCGACGCTCATCAAGACGCTTGCGGGCATCTACAAGCCCGATAGCGGCGACATCCTGTTTCGCGGCCAGAGCTACCATCATCGTCCCCCGAAGCCGAACGAGCGGCAGCCGGTTGCCTTCATCCACCAGGATCTCGGTTTGATCGAGTGGATGACGGTCGGCGAGAACATGGGCTTGTCGCAGGGTTTCTCGATGCGTCGCGGCCTCATCGATTGGAACAGGACGCAGGCGCGCGCCAACGAGGCCTTGAAACTGGTCGGTTGCGACTTTGACCCCACGACGCGGGTCTCGGCATTGTCGCGCACCGAAAAGTCGCTTGTCGCCATCGCCCGTGCACTTGCCGTCGAAGCTGACGTGCTGGTGCTCGACGAGCCGACGGCGAGCCTTCCCGCCGATGAAGTCGATCGGCTGTTCAATGCGATCCGTCCGTTGAAGGATCGGGGAGTCGGCATGATCTACGTTTCCCACAGGCTGGACGAAATCTTCCGGATTGCCGATCGGGTCGCCGTTCTGCGCGACGGATGCATGGTGGGACAGAAGCCCGTCAGCGAGACCACCCCCGAGGAGCTGGTGACGATGATCATCGGCCGCAGCGGCGACAGCCTTTTTTCCAAGACGGCGATCACGCCCGGCAAGGCGATCGTCGAGGTCCGCGATCTCGTCTGCGCCGGCACAGGCCCGATATCCTTCGATATCCGCGAGGGCGAGCTTCTGGGACTGGCTGGATTGCGCGGCGCCGGTCAGGAACGGATCGGCCGCGCCCTGTTTGGTTGCGAGCCCTTCAACGGCTCGGTTCTGCTGCATGACGAGGCCCCCGACCTTTCCAGCCCACGAGGGGCAATGGCGTCGGGCATCGGCTTGATTGCCCGTGACCGGACGGAGGAATCCGTGGCGCTCTCGCTATCCATTCGGGAAAATACCTATCTTAATCCGGGAGCCGTCGGGCGTGGGCTTTTGTCCTTCCTGTCGCCGCGCGGCGAAGCCGACCTTGCCCATAAGATCGGCCATTCCGTCGGTCTGCGGCCGAACGACCCGGATCTGCCGGTGGAGGCCCTGTCGGGCGGCAACCAGCAGAAAGTGGTCGTCGGCCGCTGGCTGGCGACCGGCCGCAAGCTGCTGGTCGCCGAAGATCCGACCGCCGGCGTCGACATCGGGGCGCGTGCGGAGATCTACCGTCTGATCACCCAGGCGCTCGAGGCCGGTCTCGCGGTTGTCGTGGTGTCGACGGACTTCGAGGAAATCGCCCATATCTGCCACCGCGCGCTGGTCTTCTCGCGCGGGAAAATCGTCAGTGAACTGACTGGAAGCGCTCTGACGACGGAGGCGGTCATCACGGCCGCATCCGCATCGGAAGCCGCTTGAGCCATCGGGAGAACAGCCATGCAATCCATTGAATCCACGGCCCTGGAGCCGACCAAGAGCGAAATGGCCGGTCTGTCCACAGGACAGAAGATCGGACGCCTGATCCCGGTTTACGGGTTGGTGATCCTGACCGTCGGCCTGATCGTGATCTTCTCGATCCTTCTGCCGGATACGTTCCCGACCGTGTTGAATGTCCGCTCGATCGTGTCCGACAAGGCGATCATCGCGCTTCTATCGCTGGCTGCGATGATCCCGATGGCATCGGGTCGCATCGATCTGACCGTCGGCTATGGCATCGTGCTCTGGCACATTCTCGCTATCAGCCTGCAGACGGCCTACGGCCTGCCCTGGCCGGTCGCGGTCGTCATCGTGCTCGCGCTCGGCGTTCTGACCGGCTGCATCAACGGGCTGCTGGTCGAGGTTGCGAAGATCGACAGCTTCATCGCGACGCTCGGCACCGGAACGGTCCTATACGCGCTTGCGCTCTGGCACACCGGCGGCCGGCAGGTGGTCGGCGTCCTGCCTGATGGTTTCTATGCGCTGAACGGCACGATGCTGTTCGGCCTACCGATCACCGGCTTCTACGTGCTGCTGATCGCCATCTGCATGTGGATCGTGCTCGAATACCTGCCGATCGGCCGCTATCTCTACGCCATTGGCGCCAATCCGAAGGCGGCGGCCCTCAATGGCATTCCGGTCCGCAAATTCGTGATCGGCGCATTCGTCACCTCGGGGCTGCTCGCGGCTCTGACCGGGGTCCTGCTCGCCTCGAAGCTGCGGATCGGCCAGGCGAGCGTCGGCCTCGAATATCTCCTGCCGGCGCTTGTCGGCGCATTTCTGGGATCGACGACGATCAAGCCGGGACGGGTGAACGTCTGGGGCACCTTGATCGGCGTCATCATCCTGGCGGTCGGAATATCAGGAATTCAGCAATTCGGCGGGTCGTTCTTCGTCGAACCGCTGTTCAACGGCGTCACCCTGCTGATTGCCATCGGCATAGCAGGCTACGCCCAGCGCAAGCGCGGAGCTGTGAGGAGGATCACACCCGCATCCAAATGAGGATGCCGGCTCGTCCCGGCATTTCACAACAAACAAAATGGAGGAGTGAACATGAAGCGTAGAACGTTATTGCAGGCAACGGTCGCAACCGTCGCCGTTATGCTGAGCATGCCGGCATTGGCCGATTCCATGGCCGACGCCAAGGCCGTGGTCGAAAAATATGCTTCCAAGGTGAGCGCCTGGGATGGCCCGACGAGCGGCCCCAAGGGCGCTGCCGGAAAGAACATCGTCATTCTGGCCGGTGATATGAAAAATGGCGGCATCCTCGGCGTGGTCAATGGCGTTCAGGAAGCGGCAGGCGCGCTCGGCTGGACGGTGAAGGCGCTTGACGGCGCCGGTTCGATCGGCGGACGGACCGCGGCTTTCGGCCAGGCCATGGCGCTGAAGCCGGATGGCATCATCATCAACGGCTTTGACGCGGTCGAGCAGAAGCCGGCGATGGAAGCAGCCAAGGCTGCCGGCATTCCGATGGTTTCCTGGCACGCTGCCTCGGCGGTCGGTCCGGTTCCCGAAGTCGGTGTCTTCGCAAACGTGACCACCGATGCGATGGAAGTGTCGAAGTCGGCGGCGGATTGGGCCTTTGCCGATGCCGGCGGCAAGCCGGGCGTCATCATCTTTACCGACTCCACCTATGCGATCGCGATTGCCAAGGCCGATCGCATGAAGAAGGAGATCGAGGATCTCGGCGGTACGGTGCTCGAATATGTCGACACGCCGATCGCCGAAACCTCCCAACGCATGCCGCAGCTGACCACATCGCTTCTGCAGAAGTATGGCGCGAAGTGGACGCATTCGTTGGCGATCAATGACCTCTACTACGACTTCATGGGACCTTCGCTCGCTTCGGCCGGCATTGCCGGTGATGGAAAACCGGTGAACGTCGCAGCCGGCGACGGTTCGGAGAGCGCCTATCAGCGTATCCGCGCCAAACAGTTCCAGGCTGTCACGGTCGCCGAGCCGCTCAACCTCCAGGGCTGGCAGCTCGTCGACGAATTGAACCGCGCCTTTGCGAAAGCGCCATGGTCCGGCTACGTGTCGCCGCTCCATGTGGTGACCAGCCAAAACGTCGAGTTTGACGGTGGACCGAAGAACAGCTTCGATCCCGACAACGGCTATCGCGATCAATACAAGAAAATCTGGGGTAAATAACCCTCTCAATCAGGGCGTATCGATCGATACGCCCTGATCCTACGACAGCCCGCCACCATCGATCCAGCTCCGGCGAGTTTTGGAAAAGAGAACCTATGATCATTCGTTATGCTTTGTTTGAAGGCGAAATCCATCCCGGTAAAGAAGGGGAATTCCGCGAATTCGTGCGGCAGCGGCTCGTCCCTCTCTGGACGAAATTTCCGGGCGCCGAGGAAATCCGGGTGCTGGATGGAATGGAGCGCGACGAAGGCGCCCCGATCTATGCCATGGCGCTCGCCATTCGTTATCCCGATATGGATACGGTGAACGCGGCACTTCTCTCCGATGTGCGGTCGCAGAGCCGCGAGGTCACCGGCGAACTCCTGCAGCTCTTTACCGGCAAGGTGCACCATCACGTATTCGCGGCCAACGAATATGCACCGCATATTGCCTGACATAAGGCGATCCCGACGTCCGCGACGGCTTGGCGTCTGAAGGGCGGTCGCTGCGGTCCGCTGCCCGGCCTTAAACAAAAGTAAGGGTTTGAACAAAGACCCGGAAAGCGCTCGCGGACGAACGTCCCAGGCGCTTTTTTCATGTCGGGACGCGCCGAGCATCCTTCGGACGCGCCGGATGCGATCGTTCCGGTTGCCCGACTTTTGAGGACAATTTTCCCTCAGCGCCACTTTCATTAAACTAAATAGTCTATCGATTTAGTAGATTATATTCCATCTTACCGTGCATCGCTCCTGCAATCAGCAATCCGAAACGGGAAGATCGACGATGACATTGGCAAAGACATTCAAAATTGCGTTGTTCAGTCTGCTTGGTCTCAGTGCCATTCACGGTCCGGCGGCAGCCCAGGCAGACGCTCCCCTGCTTTCCAAAGTGCCGCCGGGCACGGTGCTGACGATCGGCGATCCGGTCACGCAGAAAGCGCTCGAAGTGTCCGGCCTGGGCAAGGAGCTCAGTTTCGAGGTCAAATGGGCCAATATCAGCGGCGGGCCGCAGACGTCGGAAGCTTTCCGCGCCCATGCACTCGACGTCGGGTCGGTGGCCGAGATCCCTTCGATCTTCGCCAACTGGAACAATCTGCCCGTCCGCAACATCGCCTATCGCGAACGTCGTGACCCGATCGCCAATCCCATCTACCGCTTCGGCATCGCGCCAGGCGCGGCCATCAAGACGCTCGCGGACTTCCGCGGCAAGCGCATCGCCTTCAGCCCGGGTCAGGCACAGGGCACGCTTGTTCTACGCGCGCTGCACGCGGCAGGTCTGAAGAGCGGTGACGTCACCCTGGTGGAACTGCCGAGCACCAGTGACGTCTACCCGAAGGCATTGGCGAGCAAGCAGGTCGACATCGCGCCGCTCGGCGGCGTCTACATCAGGCGCTATATCACCCAATACGGGCCTGATGGCGCGACCCTCGTGGAACATGGCCTGCGCGACGATCCGAGCCATCTTTATGCGCCGCAATGGGTTCTGGACGATCCCGCCAAGGCGGCAGCTCTCGCCGAATATGTCGGCCTGTGGGCACGCGCCACCGAATGGGTGAACCGGAACCCGGATCTCTGGATCAAGGAATATTACGTCGGTCAGCAGGGGTTGAGCCAGGAGGACGGGGAATATCTCGTCAAGTTGAACGGCGAACAGGTCGTTCCTAGCGATTGGAGCGAAGTGAAGAAGCGCCACCAGGAAACCATCGACCTGCTGGCAGACGAGCTCGGCTACAAGAGCTTCAATGTGGAGCAGATTTTCGACAATCGCTTCGAAAAGCTCGGCGCCGCAGCCTTGGCCAAGAGCCAGTAACGCTCGACACCCTTCGGAGAGGAGATTTGAAGCATGGCAACCACTTGGGATGCAGATGAGGCGAAACTGTCGCGGTCGTCCGGCGGTAGAATTGTGCGGGCAGGTTCTCGCCTCGTAAAACCGGCTGGCTCCGCTGGCCCCCGAGCCCGGCGCAGGTTGGGCCCCGGACCGGCGATCCCTTTCGGATTGCAGATCGGGCCGGCATTACTCGTCTTGACCTGGGTCGTTGGCTCGGCGCTCGGATGGATCGACCCGCGGATCCTGTCGGCGCCGTGGACAGTGGCTGAGGCTTTCGTAAGGCTCATCGAGCAGGGTCGCCTGCAGGACAATTTCGTGACGTCAGCGACACGCGCCCTGCTCGGCCTTAGCATCGGATTGCTGATCGGCACGATCCTGGCGGTGATCGCCGGCCTTTCCCGGATCGGCGAAGCCCTGATCGACGGGCCGGTACAGATCAAGCGCGCGATACCGACGCTGGCCCTGATCCCTTTGTTGATCCTGTGGTTCGGCATCGGCGAGAGCATGAAGGTTACGACAATCGCGCTTGCCGTGATCGTGCCGATTTATATCCACACCCACAACGCGCTCCGCAGCATCGACAGCCGTTATGTCGAACTGGCCGAAACCCTGCGGATGAGCCAGAAGGACTTCGTCCTTCAGGTCGTGCTGCCTGGTGCTTTGCCGGGTTTCCTTCTGGGTCTGCGGTTTGCCGTCACCCTCTGCTGGGTTTCTCTCGTCGTGGTCGAGCAGATCAACGCCACCAGCGGGCTCGGTTACATGATCGATCTTGCCCGCAATTACGGACAGACCGACGTCATTCTCGTCGGCCTGGTGGTCTATGTGCTGCTGGGTCTCGTCTCGGACGGTCTCGTCCGCCTGCTTGAACGGAGGGTCCTCTCATGGCGCCGCACCCTGGCAAACTGAAGCCCGCAACCAAGGCCGTCCACGTGCGAAACCTCGCACGGCGGTTTGCGACGAAGACGATCCTCGACGGCGTCGATCTCGACATCGAGGAAGGCGAGTTCGTCGCCCTGCTCGGCCGCAGCGGCTCCGGCAAAAGCACGTTCCTCAGGGCTCTTGCCGGTCTCGATCATGGTGTCGAGGGAACCGGCACCCTCGAGACGCCGGAGAGCCTTTCGGTGGTTTTCCAGGACGCCCGCCTGCTGCCGTGGCGTACCGTCATCCAGAACGTCACACTCGGCCTACGTGGATCTTCCGGCCAGGAAGCCGGACGGAAAGCCTTGGCGGAAGTAGGACTTGCCGGCCGGGAAACGGCGTGGCCGAACCAGCTTTCGGGCGGGGAACAGCAGAGGGTCGCGCTTGCCCGTTCGCTGGTGCGCGAACCGGCCCTGCTTCTCGCCGATGAGCCATTCGGCGCGCTCGACGCGCTGACCCGGCTGAAAATGCACGATCTGCTGCGGGAGTTGTGTGCAAGACACCGTCCTGCCGTGCTGCTCGTCACCCACGACGTCGATGAGGCGATTTCGCTGGCCGACCGGATACTGGTTCTCGACGAAGGCCGCCTCATCGAGGATCTCAAGATCGATCTGCCGACGCCGCGCGACCACGGCGATCCGAGCTTTGCTCAAACCCGCATCCATCTCCTCAGCCGGCTCGGAGTCGAGCTTCCGGGCCGCAAGGCCGCCTGACATCAGCAACAGTTCAATTTGATGAGGATAAGCCAATGAGCACATCGAAAAGGCAAATGCGGCTTGGCGCATTCATCATGGCGACCGGCCATCATATCGCCGCCTGGCGCCATCCGGAGGCGCAGGCCGATGCCGGCCTCAATATCGATCACTACCGCGAGCTCGCCCAGACCGCCGAACGCGGCAAATTCGATCTCGTCTTCGTCGCCGACAGTCCGGCTGGATGGGACCGCGCCAAGGACCCCGAAGCGCTTCGTCGCACCGCCCAGGGCGCGCATTTCGAGCCGCTGACCCTCTGGGCCGCCCTCTCCCAGGTGACCAAACATATCGGCTTCGTCGCCACGGCATCGACGACCTACGAGGACCCCTACCTTCTCGCCCGCAGGTTCGCGTCGCTGGACTATATCTCCAAGGGTCGCGCCGCCTGGAACGTCGTCACGACAGGTGCGGATGTTTCGAAGAATTTTTCAATCGCAGGCCATCCTGCCCATGCCGATCGTTATGAGCGGGCCGAGGAATTCGTCGACCTGGTGAAGGGCCTGTGGGATTCTTATGAGGACGACGCCTTTATCCGCGACAAGGAAAGCGGGGTCTATCTCGACCTCGACAAGGTGCATCTCGTCGATCACAAGGGCAAGTTCTTCTCGGTGGCCGGTCCGCTCAACGTCGGCCGCCCGGTGCAGGGCTATCCTGTGATCGTGCAGGCCGGCGCATCGGAACCGGGGCGCGAACTTGCCGCCCGCACGGCCGAGATGATCTTTACCGCCAACCAGACCTTCGAGGATGCGCAGGAATTCTATTCCGACGTCAAAGGGCGGCTCGCCCGCTACGGGCGCCGGCCGGACGAACTGCTGATCAGTCCCGGCATATTCCCGGTTCTCGGCGGGACGGAAGCGGAAGCCCAGGCGAATTACGACCATATCCAATCGCTGGTTCATCCCTCCATCGCCTGGAATATCCTTGCCCGCCACTACAAGGGCATCGACCTTTCCGGCTACTCGCTGGATGATCGCGCCCCTCCCCTGCCTGATAATACCGAACTCAACAAGAGCCGCCTCAAGCTGGTTTCGGATCTGGTATCGCGCAACAATCTGACGCTGCGCCAGTTCTATCTGGCGGTCGCCACCGCTCGTGGCCACCGGACGGTGGTCGGAACACCCGAGCAGATTGCCGATGCGATGCAGACCTGGTTCGAGAACGGTGCTGCCGACGCCTTCAACATCATGCCGCCGATCCTGCCCACCGCGCTTACCGATTTCGTCGATCAGGTCGTCCCGATCCTGCGCAAGCGCGGCCTGTTCCGGCACGAATATGAAGGGACGACGCTACGGGAAAATCTTGGCCTCCAACGCCCGCCGAATGGCTTTGTGGTTCAGGCGGGGCAGCAGCAGGTGCAGGCGGCCGTATGATCTCTTGAGGGGGCTTCCCTCCCCCTGGCTTTGTTCCAATCACACACAGAACTGCAGCATCGCATGAGCAATAATTCCGAATTTCTCTGGTATATTCCGAACGACGTCAAAGCCGGTCATCGCGGCGATTCCGCCGTCGAGAACCACAACAGCCTGGATACGCTGACCAGCCACGCCAGGGCACTGGAGGAGCATGGCTGGAAGGGCGCGCTCATCGGCACCGGTTGGGGCCGCCCCGACACGTTCACCGTCGCGGCCTCGCTCGCCGCCCGGACCACCACCTTCGAGCCACTCATTGCGATCCGTCCAGGTTATTGGCGACCGGCGAACTTCGCTTCCGCGGCGGCGACGTTGGACCATCTGACCGGCGGCCGCGTGCGGATCAACATCGTGTCGGGCAAGGACAACCTCTCTGCTTACGGCGATAGCGAGGGAGATCAGGCACACCGCTATGCCAGGACCAAGGAGTTCATGCGGTTGGTCCGCAGATTGTGGACCGAAGAAAACGTCACATCCACCGGCGAGAACTTCCGCGTCGCTGAATCCACCGTGGTGCCGCGCATCCAGGTTCGCGGCGACCGTCGGCACCCCAAATTCTATTTCGGCGGTGCCTCGGAGGCGGCCGAACGGGTGGCCGCGACCGAGGCCGATGTCCAACTTTTCTGGGGCGAGCCGCTCGATGGTGTTCGGGAACGGATCGCGCGGCTCAAGGCGTTGAGCCGGGAACTGGACCGCGATCTCCCGCCGCTGGAATTCGGCCTGCGGATCACGACGCTGGTCCGCGACACCACCGAACAGGCCTGGACCGACGCCGAGGCGAAGGTCGCCGAGATGGCGAGAAGCAAGGGCACCGGCTGGCACGATCACCAGCGCGCGCTCGCCGTCGGCCAGCAGCGGCTGCTTGATCTGCATGAGCGCGGCGACGTCCTCGACGACAACCTCTATACCGCGCCGGGCAAGTTCGGCGGTGGCGGCGCCGGCACCACCTGGCTGGTCGGATCGGCGGAAGACGTCGCCCGCTCGCTGCGCAAATATCAGGATCTCGGCATCACCCACTTCGTGCTGTCCGACACGCCCTATCTCTCCGAAATCAAGCGGCAGGGCGATCAGCTTCTTCCGCTGCTGCGCGGCTGAAGCCGGAGCAACGGCGCTCCGGTACCGCAGCTGCAATTCATGCCGATTGCCGAGATCGTTCAGAGCGTCGCGCAGTTCACGGGCAAGCCGCAAAACCTTGCTATGCGGGGGAGGTTGGTGATTTCGCAACCATCGGGAGAGCGCTCGTCGAATTGTCCATCCGAAAAGCGCAAATGCTATCCAGATATGGCGATATAGCAAGCTCCGTCGGCTCCGTTTACACTCTCTAAAATATATTCCTCTAATTTTTTTTAGATATCGGGACGACGTTCTTTAGGTTCGTCACCTCC
Proteins encoded in this window:
- a CDS encoding LLM class flavin-dependent oxidoreductase; this encodes MSNNSEFLWYIPNDVKAGHRGDSAVENHNSLDTLTSHARALEEHGWKGALIGTGWGRPDTFTVAASLAARTTTFEPLIAIRPGYWRPANFASAAATLDHLTGGRVRINIVSGKDNLSAYGDSEGDQAHRYARTKEFMRLVRRLWTEENVTSTGENFRVAESTVVPRIQVRGDRRHPKFYFGGASEAAERVAATEADVQLFWGEPLDGVRERIARLKALSRELDRDLPPLEFGLRITTLVRDTTEQAWTDAEAKVAEMARSKGTGWHDHQRALAVGQQRLLDLHERGDVLDDNLYTAPGKFGGGGAGTTWLVGSAEDVARSLRKYQDLGITHFVLSDTPYLSEIKRQGDQLLPLLRG
- a CDS encoding ABC transporter ATP-binding protein codes for the protein MAPHPGKLKPATKAVHVRNLARRFATKTILDGVDLDIEEGEFVALLGRSGSGKSTFLRALAGLDHGVEGTGTLETPESLSVVFQDARLLPWRTVIQNVTLGLRGSSGQEAGRKALAEVGLAGRETAWPNQLSGGEQQRVALARSLVREPALLLADEPFGALDALTRLKMHDLLRELCARHRPAVLLVTHDVDEAISLADRILVLDEGRLIEDLKIDLPTPRDHGDPSFAQTRIHLLSRLGVELPGRKAA
- a CDS encoding ABC transporter substrate-binding protein, which gives rise to MTLAKTFKIALFSLLGLSAIHGPAAAQADAPLLSKVPPGTVLTIGDPVTQKALEVSGLGKELSFEVKWANISGGPQTSEAFRAHALDVGSVAEIPSIFANWNNLPVRNIAYRERRDPIANPIYRFGIAPGAAIKTLADFRGKRIAFSPGQAQGTLVLRALHAAGLKSGDVTLVELPSTSDVYPKALASKQVDIAPLGGVYIRRYITQYGPDGATLVEHGLRDDPSHLYAPQWVLDDPAKAAALAEYVGLWARATEWVNRNPDLWIKEYYVGQQGLSQEDGEYLVKLNGEQVVPSDWSEVKKRHQETIDLLADELGYKSFNVEQIFDNRFEKLGAAALAKSQ
- a CDS encoding ABC transporter permease, yielding MQSIESTALEPTKSEMAGLSTGQKIGRLIPVYGLVILTVGLIVIFSILLPDTFPTVLNVRSIVSDKAIIALLSLAAMIPMASGRIDLTVGYGIVLWHILAISLQTAYGLPWPVAVVIVLALGVLTGCINGLLVEVAKIDSFIATLGTGTVLYALALWHTGGRQVVGVLPDGFYALNGTMLFGLPITGFYVLLIAICMWIVLEYLPIGRYLYAIGANPKAAALNGIPVRKFVIGAFVTSGLLAALTGVLLASKLRIGQASVGLEYLLPALVGAFLGSTTIKPGRVNVWGTLIGVIILAVGISGIQQFGGSFFVEPLFNGVTLLIAIGIAGYAQRKRGAVRRITPASK
- a CDS encoding LLM class flavin-dependent oxidoreductase, coding for MSTSKRQMRLGAFIMATGHHIAAWRHPEAQADAGLNIDHYRELAQTAERGKFDLVFVADSPAGWDRAKDPEALRRTAQGAHFEPLTLWAALSQVTKHIGFVATASTTYEDPYLLARRFASLDYISKGRAAWNVVTTGADVSKNFSIAGHPAHADRYERAEEFVDLVKGLWDSYEDDAFIRDKESGVYLDLDKVHLVDHKGKFFSVAGPLNVGRPVQGYPVIVQAGASEPGRELAARTAEMIFTANQTFEDAQEFYSDVKGRLARYGRRPDELLISPGIFPVLGGTEAEAQANYDHIQSLVHPSIAWNILARHYKGIDLSGYSLDDRAPPLPDNTELNKSRLKLVSDLVSRNNLTLRQFYLAVATARGHRTVVGTPEQIADAMQTWFENGAADAFNIMPPILPTALTDFVDQVVPILRKRGLFRHEYEGTTLRENLGLQRPPNGFVVQAGQQQVQAAV
- a CDS encoding ABC transporter permease → MATTWDADEAKLSRSSGGRIVRAGSRLVKPAGSAGPRARRRLGPGPAIPFGLQIGPALLVLTWVVGSALGWIDPRILSAPWTVAEAFVRLIEQGRLQDNFVTSATRALLGLSIGLLIGTILAVIAGLSRIGEALIDGPVQIKRAIPTLALIPLLILWFGIGESMKVTTIALAVIVPIYIHTHNALRSIDSRYVELAETLRMSQKDFVLQVVLPGALPGFLLGLRFAVTLCWVSLVVVEQINATSGLGYMIDLARNYGQTDVILVGLVVYVLLGLVSDGLVRLLERRVLSWRRTLAN
- a CDS encoding ABC transporter substrate-binding protein: MKRRTLLQATVATVAVMLSMPALADSMADAKAVVEKYASKVSAWDGPTSGPKGAAGKNIVILAGDMKNGGILGVVNGVQEAAGALGWTVKALDGAGSIGGRTAAFGQAMALKPDGIIINGFDAVEQKPAMEAAKAAGIPMVSWHAASAVGPVPEVGVFANVTTDAMEVSKSAADWAFADAGGKPGVIIFTDSTYAIAIAKADRMKKEIEDLGGTVLEYVDTPIAETSQRMPQLTTSLLQKYGAKWTHSLAINDLYYDFMGPSLASAGIAGDGKPVNVAAGDGSESAYQRIRAKQFQAVTVAEPLNLQGWQLVDELNRAFAKAPWSGYVSPLHVVTSQNVEFDGGPKNSFDPDNGYRDQYKKIWGK
- a CDS encoding sugar ABC transporter ATP-binding protein; this translates as MEAKRLLEFQSITKSFGGTQALRDVSIDLREGEILALLGENGAGKSTLIKTLAGIYKPDSGDILFRGQSYHHRPPKPNERQPVAFIHQDLGLIEWMTVGENMGLSQGFSMRRGLIDWNRTQARANEALKLVGCDFDPTTRVSALSRTEKSLVAIARALAVEADVLVLDEPTASLPADEVDRLFNAIRPLKDRGVGMIYVSHRLDEIFRIADRVAVLRDGCMVGQKPVSETTPEELVTMIIGRSGDSLFSKTAITPGKAIVEVRDLVCAGTGPISFDIREGELLGLAGLRGAGQERIGRALFGCEPFNGSVLLHDEAPDLSSPRGAMASGIGLIARDRTEESVALSLSIRENTYLNPGAVGRGLLSFLSPRGEADLAHKIGHSVGLRPNDPDLPVEALSGGNQQKVVVGRWLATGRKLLVAEDPTAGVDIGARAEIYRLITQALEAGLAVVVVSTDFEEIAHICHRALVFSRGKIVSELTGSALTTEAVITAASASEAA